In the genome of Magnolia sinica isolate HGM2019 chromosome 2, MsV1, whole genome shotgun sequence, one region contains:
- the LOC131227178 gene encoding GATA transcription factor 7-like, with protein sequence MHILDNNILEDDRISEGIFGNQLDDCLKDFQIDVSDDSLKDFLLDIPGDSLDNFLWIPNGFEPSPNNDSFSFDVLPQSPNNNNASQLHGNGKTSENDDFAGALELFRYNRHLPRKSRSRRVGRVWSMKSPVPLGGGPEVLPVKKCCSHCQVEKTPQWRQGPRGPKTLCNACGVRYKSGRLVPEYRPAASPSFVSHMHSNSHKKIMMMRDKRREY encoded by the coding sequence ATGCATATACTTGATAATAATATCTTAGAAGATGACAGGATTAGTGAAGGGATTTTTGGCAATCAACTCGATGATTGTTTGAAAGATTTTCAAATTGATGTGTCGGACGATTCTCTAAAAGATTTCCTGCTCGACATACCGGGTGATTCTTTAGATAATTTTCTTTGGATTCCAAATGGTTTTGAACCGTCTCCCAACAATGATTCCTTCAGTTTTGATGTTCTTCCACAGTCACCCAACAATAACAATGCAAGTCAGTTACATGGGAATGGGAAAACAAGCGAGAATGATGATTTTGCCGGAGCTCTCGAGCTGTTTCGCTACAACAGACATCTTCCTAGAAAATCAAGGAGTAGACGTGTTGGGCGAGTTTGGTCTATGAAATCTCCAGTACCTCTGGGTGGAGGACCAGAAGTATTGCCTGTGAAGAAGTGTTGTAGCCACTGCCAGGTGGAGAAAACACCACAGTGGCGACAAGGGCCGAGGGGTCCGAAAACGCTATGCAATGCATGTGGGGTGCGTTACAAGTCAGGGCGATTAGTGCCCGAGTATAGACCGGCAGCGAGTCCGAGCTTTGTGAGTCACATGCATTCTAACAGCCATAAAAAGATTATGATGATGAGGGATAAAAGAAGGGAATACTGA
- the LOC131236567 gene encoding PHD finger protein EHD3 isoform X2, with product MPVVERTSNGSTSNCSPEKTEAFITYKRRKHAMLCADGNLHGDGGFGTVAGRVSEKTTKEPHDMVLRNNGNNEEVVLPRVEFPIPAECTNGSVRGHWKNVLEHILQLPDVNEGGIRSCICDALASSHFGFTRKFKMHAIKQTAQPKEPIYQNGDMHKCLSESTSEAQISDNSGNAAKVHEQVISDGSQKATNDGTHVHAVTEQCRSVFLDVIVSDEFFLLCNFLCGNFQGIKADHIFDFGTINSRMKNGQYEHSSELLASDIQQVWKKFEKIGEEMVRIAKSLSSISQASYLKREISQVGNDQRDSVDADSSKQCPSFELDLYTKPEQTEASGLQKSCTCRQCGAAEADGERRLVCDSCEAMYHITCINPPLEEVPPQLWYCAACLENGKQSPEPDLTHNPGDGLHQNCVVCERLKDSGTQKFRGGNDMETTAISDDSEETSDGSSTEANRQLQLSRGSASLRLCKVCKIGEEDGLKFMICEHEHCPYKYYHTRCLRSKQMACPHSRWYCPSCLCRSCLFDRDDDKIVLCDGCDEAYHIYCMVPPLMSIPKGNWYCIFCTIEIRARQRMRLKCDEAGAKKQKKGNARRGNEAAGSVDMLLCAAEKLSSEEKPAAPATRRKNR from the exons ATGCCCGTCGTAGAGAGAACCAGCAACGGAAGCACCTCAAACTGTTCTCCCGAGAAGACAGAAGCGTTTATTACCTACAAGCGGCGGAAGCATGCTATGCTATGTGCGGATGGAAATCTGCATGGAGATGGAGGCTTTGGTACCGTAGCAGGCCGGGTATCAGAAAAG ACCACAAAGGAGCCACATGACATGGTGTTGCGCAATAATGGTAATAATGAGGAAGTTGTTCTTCCTAGAGTGGAGTTTCCCATCCCCGCGGAATGTACAAACGGATCTGTACGTGGACACTGGAAAAATGTACTGGAACACATATTACAGTTACCTGATGTGAACGAAGGTGGCATTCGGAGCTGCATCTGTGATGCACTTGCATCGAGCCATTTTGGGTTTACCAGAAAGTTCAAGATGCATGCTATAAAGCAAACTGCGCAGCCCAAG GAACCTATATATCAGAACGGGGATATGCATAAGTGCCTTAGTGAATCAACGAGTGAAGCTCAAATATCCGACAATTCTGGGAATGCTGCAAAGGTGCATGAGCAGGTTATTTCAGATGGATCTCAGAAAGCGACAAATGATGGAACACATGTTCATGCTGTCACGGAGCAATGTCGGAGTGTTTTCCTTGATGTTATAGTCTCGGATGAATTCTTTTTGTTGTGTAATTTCCTGTGTGGAAACTTCCAAGGCATTAAGGCTGACCACATTTTTGACTTCGGCACCATCAACTCAAGGATGAAAAATGGGCAGTATGAACACTCGTCTGAACTTTTGGCTTCAGATATTCAACAG GTATGGAAAAAGTTTGAAAAGATAGGTGAGGAAATGGTTCGTATTGCAAAGAGCCTTTCGAGTATATCACAGGCTTCCTACCTTAAGCGT GAGATCAGTCAAGTTGGTAATGACCAAAGGGATTCTGTGGATGCGGACAGCTCAAAACAGTGTCCCTCTTTTGAATTGGATCTGTACACTAAACCAGAGCAAACTGAAGCCAGTGGCTTACAAAAATCATGCACCTGCAGGCAGTGTGGTGCTGCCGAAGCAGATGGTGAGCGCAGGCTCGTCTGCGATAGTTGTGAAGCAATGTACCATATCACCTGCATCAACCCCCCTCTTGAAGAGGTTCCCCCTCAACTCTGGTATTGTGCCGCCTGCTTAGAGAATGGGAAACAGTCACCGGAACCTGACTTGACCCATAACCCAGGAGATGGTTTGCACCAAAATTGTGTGGTATGTGAGAGGCTCAAGGATTCTGGGACCCAAAAGTTCAGAGGTGGGAATGACATGGAGACGACGGCAATATCCGACGACTCAGAAGAAACCTCAGATGGTAGTAGCACAGAAGCCAACAGGCAGCTGCAGTTGTCCCGAGGGAGTGCAAGCTTGCGCCTGTGCAAGGTCTGTAAAATTGGTGAAGAGGATGGTTTGAAGTTCATGATCTGCGAACACGAGCACTGCCCATACAAATACTACCATACCAGGTGCTTGAGAAGCAAGCAGATGGCGTGTCCTCATTCCCGTTGGTACTGCCCGTCTTGTCTTTGTAGAAGTTGCCTTTTCGATAGAGACGACGACAAGATAGTGCTGTGCGATGGTTGTGACGAGGCGTACCACATTTACTGCATGGTTCCGCCATTGATGTCAATACCAAAGGGGAATTGGTACTGCATATTTTGCACTATTGAGATCAGGGCAAGGCAGCGGATGAGGTTGAAGTGTGATGAGGCTGGTGCGAAGAAACAGAAGAAGGGCAATGCAAGGAGAGGGAATGAGGCAGCAGGGTCGGTGGATATGCTTTTGTGCGCAGCCGAGAAGCTGAGTTCGGAAGAGAAACCAGCTGCACCTGCTACGAGGAGGAAGAACAGATAA
- the LOC131236567 gene encoding PHD finger protein EHD3 isoform X1, translated as MPVVERTSNGSTSNCSPEKTEAFITYKRRKHAMLCADGNLHGDGGFGTVAGRVSEKTTKEPHDMVLRNNGNNEEVVLPRVEFPIPAECTNGSVRGHWKNVLEHILQLPDVNEGGIRSCICDALASSHFGFTRKFKMHAIKQTAQPKEPIYQNGDMHKCLSESTSEAQISDNSGNAAKVHEQVISDGSQKATNDGTHVHAVTEQCRSVFLDVIVSDEFFLLCNFLCGNFQGIKADHIFDFGTINSRMKNGQYEHSSELLASDIQQVWKKFEKIGEEMVRIAKSLSSISQASYLKRVGDSIDGASVEWKDKEISQVGNDQRDSVDADSSKQCPSFELDLYTKPEQTEASGLQKSCTCRQCGAAEADGERRLVCDSCEAMYHITCINPPLEEVPPQLWYCAACLENGKQSPEPDLTHNPGDGLHQNCVVCERLKDSGTQKFRGGNDMETTAISDDSEETSDGSSTEANRQLQLSRGSASLRLCKVCKIGEEDGLKFMICEHEHCPYKYYHTRCLRSKQMACPHSRWYCPSCLCRSCLFDRDDDKIVLCDGCDEAYHIYCMVPPLMSIPKGNWYCIFCTIEIRARQRMRLKCDEAGAKKQKKGNARRGNEAAGSVDMLLCAAEKLSSEEKPAAPATRRKNR; from the exons ATGCCCGTCGTAGAGAGAACCAGCAACGGAAGCACCTCAAACTGTTCTCCCGAGAAGACAGAAGCGTTTATTACCTACAAGCGGCGGAAGCATGCTATGCTATGTGCGGATGGAAATCTGCATGGAGATGGAGGCTTTGGTACCGTAGCAGGCCGGGTATCAGAAAAG ACCACAAAGGAGCCACATGACATGGTGTTGCGCAATAATGGTAATAATGAGGAAGTTGTTCTTCCTAGAGTGGAGTTTCCCATCCCCGCGGAATGTACAAACGGATCTGTACGTGGACACTGGAAAAATGTACTGGAACACATATTACAGTTACCTGATGTGAACGAAGGTGGCATTCGGAGCTGCATCTGTGATGCACTTGCATCGAGCCATTTTGGGTTTACCAGAAAGTTCAAGATGCATGCTATAAAGCAAACTGCGCAGCCCAAG GAACCTATATATCAGAACGGGGATATGCATAAGTGCCTTAGTGAATCAACGAGTGAAGCTCAAATATCCGACAATTCTGGGAATGCTGCAAAGGTGCATGAGCAGGTTATTTCAGATGGATCTCAGAAAGCGACAAATGATGGAACACATGTTCATGCTGTCACGGAGCAATGTCGGAGTGTTTTCCTTGATGTTATAGTCTCGGATGAATTCTTTTTGTTGTGTAATTTCCTGTGTGGAAACTTCCAAGGCATTAAGGCTGACCACATTTTTGACTTCGGCACCATCAACTCAAGGATGAAAAATGGGCAGTATGAACACTCGTCTGAACTTTTGGCTTCAGATATTCAACAG GTATGGAAAAAGTTTGAAAAGATAGGTGAGGAAATGGTTCGTATTGCAAAGAGCCTTTCGAGTATATCACAGGCTTCCTACCTTAAGCGT GTAGGAGACTCGATAGATGGTGCCAGTGTAGAATGGAAGGACAAG GAGATCAGTCAAGTTGGTAATGACCAAAGGGATTCTGTGGATGCGGACAGCTCAAAACAGTGTCCCTCTTTTGAATTGGATCTGTACACTAAACCAGAGCAAACTGAAGCCAGTGGCTTACAAAAATCATGCACCTGCAGGCAGTGTGGTGCTGCCGAAGCAGATGGTGAGCGCAGGCTCGTCTGCGATAGTTGTGAAGCAATGTACCATATCACCTGCATCAACCCCCCTCTTGAAGAGGTTCCCCCTCAACTCTGGTATTGTGCCGCCTGCTTAGAGAATGGGAAACAGTCACCGGAACCTGACTTGACCCATAACCCAGGAGATGGTTTGCACCAAAATTGTGTGGTATGTGAGAGGCTCAAGGATTCTGGGACCCAAAAGTTCAGAGGTGGGAATGACATGGAGACGACGGCAATATCCGACGACTCAGAAGAAACCTCAGATGGTAGTAGCACAGAAGCCAACAGGCAGCTGCAGTTGTCCCGAGGGAGTGCAAGCTTGCGCCTGTGCAAGGTCTGTAAAATTGGTGAAGAGGATGGTTTGAAGTTCATGATCTGCGAACACGAGCACTGCCCATACAAATACTACCATACCAGGTGCTTGAGAAGCAAGCAGATGGCGTGTCCTCATTCCCGTTGGTACTGCCCGTCTTGTCTTTGTAGAAGTTGCCTTTTCGATAGAGACGACGACAAGATAGTGCTGTGCGATGGTTGTGACGAGGCGTACCACATTTACTGCATGGTTCCGCCATTGATGTCAATACCAAAGGGGAATTGGTACTGCATATTTTGCACTATTGAGATCAGGGCAAGGCAGCGGATGAGGTTGAAGTGTGATGAGGCTGGTGCGAAGAAACAGAAGAAGGGCAATGCAAGGAGAGGGAATGAGGCAGCAGGGTCGGTGGATATGCTTTTGTGCGCAGCCGAGAAGCTGAGTTCGGAAGAGAAACCAGCTGCACCTGCTACGAGGAGGAAGAACAGATAA
- the LOC131236567 gene encoding PHD finger protein EHD3 isoform X3: protein MVLRNNGNNEEVVLPRVEFPIPAECTNGSVRGHWKNVLEHILQLPDVNEGGIRSCICDALASSHFGFTRKFKMHAIKQTAQPKEPIYQNGDMHKCLSESTSEAQISDNSGNAAKVHEQVISDGSQKATNDGTHVHAVTEQCRSVFLDVIVSDEFFLLCNFLCGNFQGIKADHIFDFGTINSRMKNGQYEHSSELLASDIQQVWKKFEKIGEEMVRIAKSLSSISQASYLKRVGDSIDGASVEWKDKEISQVGNDQRDSVDADSSKQCPSFELDLYTKPEQTEASGLQKSCTCRQCGAAEADGERRLVCDSCEAMYHITCINPPLEEVPPQLWYCAACLENGKQSPEPDLTHNPGDGLHQNCVVCERLKDSGTQKFRGGNDMETTAISDDSEETSDGSSTEANRQLQLSRGSASLRLCKVCKIGEEDGLKFMICEHEHCPYKYYHTRCLRSKQMACPHSRWYCPSCLCRSCLFDRDDDKIVLCDGCDEAYHIYCMVPPLMSIPKGNWYCIFCTIEIRARQRMRLKCDEAGAKKQKKGNARRGNEAAGSVDMLLCAAEKLSSEEKPAAPATRRKNR, encoded by the exons ATGGTGTTGCGCAATAATGGTAATAATGAGGAAGTTGTTCTTCCTAGAGTGGAGTTTCCCATCCCCGCGGAATGTACAAACGGATCTGTACGTGGACACTGGAAAAATGTACTGGAACACATATTACAGTTACCTGATGTGAACGAAGGTGGCATTCGGAGCTGCATCTGTGATGCACTTGCATCGAGCCATTTTGGGTTTACCAGAAAGTTCAAGATGCATGCTATAAAGCAAACTGCGCAGCCCAAG GAACCTATATATCAGAACGGGGATATGCATAAGTGCCTTAGTGAATCAACGAGTGAAGCTCAAATATCCGACAATTCTGGGAATGCTGCAAAGGTGCATGAGCAGGTTATTTCAGATGGATCTCAGAAAGCGACAAATGATGGAACACATGTTCATGCTGTCACGGAGCAATGTCGGAGTGTTTTCCTTGATGTTATAGTCTCGGATGAATTCTTTTTGTTGTGTAATTTCCTGTGTGGAAACTTCCAAGGCATTAAGGCTGACCACATTTTTGACTTCGGCACCATCAACTCAAGGATGAAAAATGGGCAGTATGAACACTCGTCTGAACTTTTGGCTTCAGATATTCAACAG GTATGGAAAAAGTTTGAAAAGATAGGTGAGGAAATGGTTCGTATTGCAAAGAGCCTTTCGAGTATATCACAGGCTTCCTACCTTAAGCGT GTAGGAGACTCGATAGATGGTGCCAGTGTAGAATGGAAGGACAAG GAGATCAGTCAAGTTGGTAATGACCAAAGGGATTCTGTGGATGCGGACAGCTCAAAACAGTGTCCCTCTTTTGAATTGGATCTGTACACTAAACCAGAGCAAACTGAAGCCAGTGGCTTACAAAAATCATGCACCTGCAGGCAGTGTGGTGCTGCCGAAGCAGATGGTGAGCGCAGGCTCGTCTGCGATAGTTGTGAAGCAATGTACCATATCACCTGCATCAACCCCCCTCTTGAAGAGGTTCCCCCTCAACTCTGGTATTGTGCCGCCTGCTTAGAGAATGGGAAACAGTCACCGGAACCTGACTTGACCCATAACCCAGGAGATGGTTTGCACCAAAATTGTGTGGTATGTGAGAGGCTCAAGGATTCTGGGACCCAAAAGTTCAGAGGTGGGAATGACATGGAGACGACGGCAATATCCGACGACTCAGAAGAAACCTCAGATGGTAGTAGCACAGAAGCCAACAGGCAGCTGCAGTTGTCCCGAGGGAGTGCAAGCTTGCGCCTGTGCAAGGTCTGTAAAATTGGTGAAGAGGATGGTTTGAAGTTCATGATCTGCGAACACGAGCACTGCCCATACAAATACTACCATACCAGGTGCTTGAGAAGCAAGCAGATGGCGTGTCCTCATTCCCGTTGGTACTGCCCGTCTTGTCTTTGTAGAAGTTGCCTTTTCGATAGAGACGACGACAAGATAGTGCTGTGCGATGGTTGTGACGAGGCGTACCACATTTACTGCATGGTTCCGCCATTGATGTCAATACCAAAGGGGAATTGGTACTGCATATTTTGCACTATTGAGATCAGGGCAAGGCAGCGGATGAGGTTGAAGTGTGATGAGGCTGGTGCGAAGAAACAGAAGAAGGGCAATGCAAGGAGAGGGAATGAGGCAGCAGGGTCGGTGGATATGCTTTTGTGCGCAGCCGAGAAGCTGAGTTCGGAAGAGAAACCAGCTGCACCTGCTACGAGGAGGAAGAACAGATAA